The Bacteroides acidifaciens genome includes a region encoding these proteins:
- a CDS encoding hybrid sensor histidine kinase/response regulator transcription factor gives MKSIFIFFFYIILFAGPLSASVTFPFKKYQVSDGLSHNTVWSILQDSYGFIWTGTSNGLNCYDGYTNRVYRHVEGVSRSLGNNFVSSLMEDNQDIWIGTNNGVYIYHRSTDDFSFFDKKTRYDVFVSCEVTEIWKADNGLIWITTLGQGIFVYNPQTGVLRQNILQNSFARDICQGVDGRIYISSINKGIFVFDRMGYFLSTLSTLTDEAEEKKKVNGLLSTSEGIWFSTENTLECYSEKEKMVNSYPLPSSISILCMIEYDSEQLLIGTNSGLFLFGRQNKEWKKVETTGEYAMSNPVVNAMMLDAEGTLWLATNGGVNYMPRQLRRFEHHIIPMGQKIAQGVNTFCEKENGEVYIGTQHGLWLYQLRTQSLTECVLSPHTERKYNISALHLDGERLWIGTHENGLFRYDLKTGVSKNYTHSDRMIKTLSSNNVMSIGKDHKGNIYIGTSMGLCTYNEEQDNFFVNIYVGAMTPVTDIYEDSNRNLWIATSNLGAFCYYPNGQWKHYGQRSNSSIIPDNTITTLFEDSKGVMWLGTNGNGLCYFSPEQKRFVNNCPENTQLQNVTIYSIEEDRNGNFWISTDKGLYKIDRKTNDARLFTINDGLLSNQFIAGASLLTSDGRLYFGGSNGFNAFVPEQIIKNTYVPQVYVTDIHFPYSNDENTSHPPHEELLYLKKEIRLPYQKNSFTLDFAALSYGESQRNQYNYMLKGIDPTWIRNTTTNSVSYNHLPPGEYTFMLNGSNNDGEWNRETTMLKIIITPPWWQSAWAYIAYSLLLTSIIIYVGYRWNLYIKRKYKRRMEEFNLAKEKETYKLKVNFFVNLVHEIRTPLSLICLPLEKLRENKREDEYVSMIDKNVNYLLNITNQLLDFQKIESNGVLLNPKPCHLNLQLVSIYEQFHNIAALKDIELSIVLPTEDIYTSIDIDKIRTVIVNLLGNAIKYAQSHIELKLETTEDTITIQVNDDGCGVPKDQQEKIFQLFYQVPDAPSNKGTGIGLAFSKILAEAHKGTLSLRDIPSGGSSFILSLPKVNMTDTVNENSAHKEDICEMETNKEVNTEKEKTTLLLVEDNPDLLSITRNSLQQWYHVRCAENGRKALELLTEENIDIIISDVMMPEMDGIELCHQIKSNIEYSHIPVILLTAKTTLSAKIAGLENGADVYMEKPFSIKQLHKQVENLMALRLAFHQLLSDFPKTNDSMSEPEKYAFSSKDMEFIKILDEILAEQVDDIDYSVNNLAEKINMSRSNFHRKVKAVTGMTPNTYVLNYRLNMAAQYLSEGMRINEVYLQLGFTSSSYFAKCFKQKFGVLPKDYTKNKKSMIS, from the coding sequence ATGAAAAGCATATTTATTTTTTTCTTTTATATCATTCTTTTTGCAGGACCTCTGTCAGCTTCCGTCACTTTTCCTTTCAAAAAGTACCAAGTATCCGATGGCCTATCACACAACACGGTATGGTCTATTCTTCAGGATTCTTACGGTTTTATCTGGACAGGGACAAGCAACGGTCTGAATTGCTATGACGGATATACAAACCGGGTGTATCGACATGTGGAAGGAGTTTCCCGCTCATTGGGGAATAACTTTGTATCTTCTCTGATGGAAGATAACCAGGATATATGGATAGGCACCAATAATGGTGTATATATCTATCACCGTTCTACAGATGATTTCTCTTTTTTCGACAAGAAAACACGATACGATGTATTCGTCAGTTGTGAAGTAACCGAAATATGGAAAGCGGACAACGGACTGATTTGGATTACCACCTTGGGACAAGGGATATTTGTATACAACCCGCAAACAGGCGTTCTACGGCAAAATATCCTACAGAATTCATTTGCTAGAGATATCTGTCAAGGGGTAGATGGACGTATTTATATATCCTCTATCAACAAAGGAATATTTGTATTCGACCGGATGGGCTATTTTCTATCTACCCTTTCCACACTTACGGACGAAGCAGAAGAAAAGAAAAAAGTAAATGGTCTGTTAAGTACCTCTGAAGGTATCTGGTTCAGTACTGAAAATACACTAGAGTGTTATTCCGAAAAAGAAAAAATGGTGAACAGTTATCCGCTTCCTTCCTCCATCTCTATCCTCTGCATGATAGAATATGACAGCGAGCAACTATTAATAGGCACGAATTCGGGACTTTTCCTCTTCGGTAGACAAAACAAAGAATGGAAGAAAGTAGAAACTACAGGCGAATATGCCATGAGTAATCCGGTAGTAAATGCAATGATGCTGGATGCCGAAGGAACTCTTTGGCTGGCAACAAACGGAGGGGTGAATTACATGCCGAGGCAATTACGAAGGTTTGAACATCATATCATCCCCATGGGACAGAAAATCGCCCAAGGCGTCAACACTTTTTGCGAAAAAGAGAATGGAGAGGTGTATATAGGCACCCAACACGGATTATGGCTCTACCAGCTGCGGACACAAAGCTTGACGGAATGTGTGTTATCGCCGCATACTGAAAGGAAATACAACATCAGTGCTTTACATTTGGATGGTGAGCGGCTTTGGATTGGCACACATGAAAACGGACTGTTCAGATATGACCTGAAAACCGGTGTTAGCAAAAATTACACCCATTCCGACCGTATGATTAAAACATTGTCAAGCAACAATGTTATGTCAATCGGCAAAGACCACAAAGGGAACATTTACATAGGAACCAGTATGGGACTTTGTACCTACAATGAGGAACAGGACAATTTCTTTGTGAATATATACGTAGGAGCAATGACTCCCGTCACCGATATATATGAAGATTCCAACAGAAATCTATGGATTGCCACTTCCAACCTGGGAGCTTTCTGCTATTATCCAAACGGACAATGGAAACACTATGGACAAAGAAGTAACTCTTCGATAATTCCCGACAATACAATCACTACTTTGTTTGAAGACAGCAAAGGGGTGATGTGGCTGGGAACCAATGGAAACGGACTATGTTATTTCTCTCCCGAACAGAAACGTTTTGTCAACAACTGCCCCGAAAATACGCAATTACAAAATGTAACCATCTATTCCATCGAGGAAGACCGGAACGGTAACTTTTGGATTTCGACAGACAAGGGATTGTATAAAATCGACCGGAAAACAAACGATGCACGCTTATTTACCATCAATGACGGTCTGCTAAGCAATCAATTCATTGCCGGCGCTTCTTTATTAACATCAGACGGCAGGTTGTATTTTGGTGGCAGCAATGGTTTCAATGCTTTTGTCCCCGAACAAATAATAAAAAACACGTATGTTCCGCAAGTATATGTGACTGACATCCATTTCCCCTATTCCAATGACGAGAATACATCTCATCCCCCCCATGAAGAACTTCTCTACCTAAAAAAAGAAATCAGATTGCCCTACCAAAAGAATAGTTTCACCCTTGACTTTGCAGCTCTAAGTTATGGAGAGTCACAAAGAAACCAATACAACTATATGCTGAAAGGAATAGACCCGACATGGATTCGAAATACAACTACCAACTCTGTATCTTATAATCATCTACCTCCCGGTGAATACACATTTATGCTAAACGGTTCGAATAACGATGGAGAGTGGAACCGGGAAACTACAATGCTGAAGATTATAATCACACCACCATGGTGGCAGAGTGCTTGGGCATACATAGCCTATTCATTACTCCTGACAAGTATCATTATCTATGTAGGATATCGCTGGAATCTATATATCAAACGCAAATACAAACGGCGGATGGAGGAATTCAACCTTGCCAAAGAAAAGGAGACTTATAAACTAAAAGTAAACTTTTTCGTCAACCTTGTACATGAAATACGTACACCGCTCAGTCTGATTTGCCTGCCATTGGAGAAGTTACGAGAAAACAAGAGGGAGGATGAATATGTGTCGATGATTGATAAGAATGTAAATTATCTGTTGAATATCACTAACCAGCTCCTCGACTTTCAAAAAATAGAAAGTAATGGAGTGCTATTAAATCCCAAACCTTGCCATTTGAATCTCCAACTTGTTTCCATCTATGAGCAATTCCATAATATTGCAGCATTGAAGGATATCGAGTTGTCAATCGTTCTCCCGACAGAAGATATATATACTTCCATTGATATTGACAAAATAAGAACCGTCATAGTCAATTTATTAGGCAATGCAATAAAATATGCCCAATCGCACATAGAATTAAAATTAGAGACTACAGAGGATACAATCACGATTCAGGTAAACGATGACGGATGTGGTGTACCCAAAGACCAGCAGGAGAAAATCTTCCAATTGTTCTATCAAGTACCGGATGCTCCTTCCAACAAAGGAACAGGTATCGGGTTGGCTTTCTCCAAAATATTAGCTGAAGCCCATAAAGGAACATTGTCACTACGAGACATTCCTTCCGGTGGTTCATCTTTTATCCTATCTCTTCCAAAAGTAAACATGACCGATACTGTGAATGAAAACTCAGCACATAAGGAAGATATTTGCGAAATGGAAACAAACAAGGAAGTAAATACAGAAAAAGAAAAGACTACACTCTTATTAGTGGAAGACAATCCGGATTTGCTGAGTATAACACGTAATTCCTTACAACAATGGTATCATGTAAGATGTGCCGAAAATGGTCGGAAAGCCTTGGAATTATTGACGGAAGAGAACATCGACATTATTATCAGTGACGTCATGATGCCAGAAATGGACGGTATAGAATTATGCCATCAAATAAAATCAAACATTGAATATTCTCACATACCGGTCATCCTGCTTACAGCCAAGACTACATTGTCTGCCAAAATAGCAGGATTGGAAAACGGAGCAGACGTATACATGGAAAAGCCATTCTCAATCAAACAGCTACATAAACAAGTTGAGAATCTGATGGCATTACGATTGGCTTTCCATCAATTGCTAAGTGATTTTCCCAAAACAAACGACAGCATGTCCGAGCCGGAAAAGTATGCATTTTCTTCGAAGGATATGGAATTTATTAAAATTCTGGATGAGATATTGGCAGAACAAGTGGACGACATAGATTATTCAGTAAATAATCTGGCAGAAAAAATCAATATGAGCCGTAGTAATTTTCATAGAAAAGTCAAGGCTGTCACTGGTATGACACCCAATACTTATGTGTTGAATTATCGTCTGAACATGGCTGCCCAATATCTATCCGAAGGAATGCGCATAAATGAAGTTTACTTACAATTAGGTTTTACCAGTTCTTCCTACTTCGCCAAATGTTTTAAACAGAAATTCGGTGTATTACCAAAAGATTACACAAAAAATAAAAAAAGTATGATCTCATAA
- a CDS encoding family 20 glycosylhydrolase, whose protein sequence is MKIPKTYIAGLLLLLLIWTNGCKPSKEIYAPLSLTWEMGEIHPEEGTYENSFILKNISDAPVDKDWMIYYAQLPHHIQQETSSKVKIEWISGTYHKIYPTVEFASLAPGDSIRVTFKCDGEVPKTSHAPEGSYWVSRSGAGKGQPLPVEMRIIPLAPTKAQTAFLHRLYETNARLQQHPLQELRPVDILPAVKQAIPAEGEMLIGNKIALSFHKDFANEGKLLKEKLENTYGLEVATEAEESILLEYLPKDQEVPNDEYYELDINNRQAIVKGKTSHGIFNGTQTLLAMLKGQGETLRLQAVSVRDYPDLLYRGQMLDIVRNFTTAENLKKLIDITASYKLNTFHFHFSDDEGWRLEIPGLEELTSIGARRGHTTNEAECLYPAYENGYDPNAPTSGNGFYSRAEFIELLRYAAERHVQVIPEIESPGHARAAITAMKARYEKYIGSNPEKATEYMLHDPQDSSRYISAQWYTDNVMNVAMPSTYRFIEKVVREIKEMYREAGVPLTTIHVGGDEVAEGAWSGSPLCMQLMKEKGMTQMHDLAEYFITRVSECLQQQSISFGGWQEAALGHRTETHAALAPRAGGIYCWSTVAEWGTDEISYQIANNGYPVILCNVNNFYLDLAYDAHTDEPGHFWAGYVDESKSFSMLPYRVYRSSRTTMAGRPVSPDSMEIGKTALTALGKQRITGVQAQLFAETIRNYQQVEYYTFPKIMGLAERGWNAHPVWENLSGSTEAQAYEQDLLQFYRKISRKEMPHWVQNGIHFRLPYPGLCLKDGKLYANTSIREGQIRYTTDGTEPMEDSPLWETPIDCQTEVVKAKLFYLGKESMTAVLEQ, encoded by the coding sequence ATGAAGATACCAAAAACTTATATAGCAGGACTCTTACTCCTCTTGCTTATATGGACAAACGGATGCAAGCCCTCGAAAGAAATATACGCTCCTTTATCACTGACCTGGGAAATGGGCGAAATTCATCCTGAAGAAGGAACATACGAAAACTCCTTTATATTGAAAAATATTTCAGATGCTCCGGTCGACAAAGACTGGATGATTTATTATGCACAACTCCCCCACCATATACAACAAGAAACATCATCAAAGGTGAAAATAGAATGGATTAGCGGCACCTATCACAAGATATATCCGACGGTGGAATTTGCTTCGCTGGCTCCGGGTGATTCGATACGGGTAACATTCAAATGTGACGGTGAAGTGCCCAAAACCTCACACGCTCCCGAAGGTAGCTATTGGGTAAGCCGGTCGGGTGCGGGAAAAGGACAGCCGCTACCAGTGGAGATGCGCATCATACCACTGGCTCCAACCAAGGCACAAACCGCCTTCCTACATCGGCTTTATGAAACAAATGCACGTTTGCAACAGCATCCTTTACAGGAATTACGTCCTGTTGACATCTTGCCGGCAGTGAAACAAGCCATACCTGCCGAAGGTGAGATGCTTATCGGAAACAAGATTGCCCTGTCATTCCACAAAGATTTTGCCAATGAAGGAAAATTGCTGAAAGAAAAACTGGAAAATACATACGGACTGGAAGTAGCAACGGAAGCAGAGGAAAGCATCCTATTGGAGTATCTTCCCAAAGACCAGGAAGTACCAAACGATGAGTACTACGAACTGGACATCAACAACCGACAGGCTATCGTGAAAGGGAAGACATCGCATGGCATCTTCAACGGAACACAGACCCTGCTGGCAATGCTGAAAGGACAAGGAGAGACATTGCGACTGCAAGCAGTCTCTGTCCGCGACTATCCCGACCTCTTGTATCGCGGACAAATGCTCGACATCGTCCGGAACTTCACCACGGCAGAGAATCTGAAAAAGTTGATAGACATCACTGCATCTTATAAACTTAACACATTTCATTTCCATTTCTCGGACGACGAAGGCTGGCGGCTGGAAATACCCGGGCTGGAAGAACTTACTTCGATAGGAGCACGCCGCGGACATACCACGAACGAAGCTGAATGCCTGTACCCTGCTTATGAAAACGGATACGACCCGAATGCCCCTACATCGGGAAATGGTTTCTACAGCCGTGCCGAATTCATCGAACTGTTGCGTTATGCTGCCGAACGACATGTACAAGTGATTCCGGAAATAGAGTCACCGGGACACGCACGGGCGGCCATCACAGCCATGAAGGCACGGTATGAAAAATACATCGGCTCGAATCCGGAAAAGGCTACCGAATATATGCTACACGACCCGCAGGACAGTTCCCGATATATCTCCGCACAATGGTATACGGACAATGTTATGAACGTGGCAATGCCTTCCACCTATCGTTTTATAGAAAAGGTGGTACGGGAAATAAAGGAAATGTATCGCGAAGCAGGCGTCCCTCTGACAACCATTCATGTCGGCGGCGACGAAGTTGCGGAAGGAGCCTGGAGCGGTTCTCCCCTATGCATGCAACTGATGAAGGAGAAAGGAATGACACAGATGCACGACTTGGCGGAATATTTCATCACCCGCGTGTCCGAATGCCTGCAACAACAGAGCATTTCATTCGGCGGTTGGCAGGAAGCAGCGTTAGGGCATCGCACGGAAACGCATGCCGCTCTTGCTCCACGAGCCGGTGGTATCTATTGCTGGAGCACAGTTGCCGAATGGGGAACAGATGAGATTTCTTATCAAATAGCCAACAACGGATATCCAGTGATTCTTTGCAACGTGAACAACTTCTACCTGGATTTGGCTTACGATGCGCATACTGACGAACCGGGCCACTTCTGGGCAGGATATGTAGACGAATCCAAATCCTTCTCCATGTTGCCATATCGGGTATACCGTTCCTCACGCACTACAATGGCAGGACGTCCGGTGTCGCCCGATTCCATGGAAATCGGCAAAACCGCCCTGACTGCATTGGGAAAACAACGAATCACAGGCGTACAAGCACAACTATTTGCAGAAACCATCCGGAATTATCAACAAGTAGAATATTATACATTTCCTAAGATAATGGGACTGGCAGAACGTGGCTGGAATGCACATCCGGTTTGGGAAAACTTATCAGGAAGCACAGAAGCACAGGCATACGAACAGGATTTGTTACAATTCTATCGGAAAATCAGTCGAAAAGAGATGCCCCACTGGGTTCAAAACGGTATTCACTTCCGTTTGCCATATCCGGGGCTGTGTCTGAAAGACGGAAAGCTATATGCCAACACTTCCATTCGTGAAGGACAGATACGGTATACTACGGACGGAACGGAACCAATGGAAGATTCTCCATTATGGGAAACTCCCATAGATTGCCAGACAGAAGTGGTCAAAGCCAAGCTTTTTTATTTGGGCAAAGAAAGTATGACAGCTGTGTTAGAACAATAG
- a CDS encoding glycoside hydrolase family 2 protein, giving the protein MWVCCTGSYAQWKPAGNRIVTEWAAQVDVSNVLPEYPRPLMERAEWINLNGLWQYAILPSGKAMPKTYDGEILVPFAVESALSGVGKELGENNELWYQRTFSVPSRWKGQRVLLNFGAVDWKTTVWVNGTKLGEHCGGFTPFAFDITQALKKGDNEVVVRVWDPTDKGKQARGKQVSNPGHIWYTPVSGIWQTVWLEPVPERAIENIRTTPDIDGGKLTVETTVNNPKANDRIEVKVLDGNKVIASGSALNHTSVEIPMPADCKLWSPDSPSLYDLEISFYANGKLQDKVKSYTAMRKFSTRRDEKGYMRLQLNNKDIFHFGPLDQGWWPDGLYTAPTDEALCYDIEKTKELGFNMIRKHLKVEPARWYAHCDRLGMMVWQDMPNGDKNQDWQYKQFYYGPEMVRTSESEAIYRKEWKEVMDCLYSYPCIGVWTPFNEAMGQFKSVEIADWTQKYDPTRPVNPASGGNYFPCGDILDLHSYPEPVMFLFDADRVNVIGEFGGIGMALKGHLWNEDRNWGYGDLKDKEEATEEYLKYANRLKELSALGLCGAVYTQTTDVESEINGLMTYDRKVVKMNADALQKVNSEVCRCLDNPLPAKNSR; this is encoded by the coding sequence ATGTGGGTGTGTTGCACCGGCTCTTATGCCCAATGGAAACCTGCCGGTAACAGAATCGTTACAGAATGGGCAGCACAAGTAGACGTAAGTAACGTATTACCCGAATACCCGCGTCCTTTGATGGAACGTGCGGAGTGGATAAACCTAAACGGACTTTGGCAGTATGCCATTCTTCCGTCGGGCAAAGCAATGCCGAAGACGTATGACGGTGAGATTCTGGTACCCTTCGCTGTAGAATCCGCACTTTCCGGTGTAGGAAAAGAATTGGGAGAGAACAACGAGTTATGGTATCAGCGCACCTTTTCCGTGCCTTCCCGCTGGAAAGGGCAACGGGTGTTGCTGAATTTCGGGGCGGTAGACTGGAAAACCACCGTATGGGTGAACGGAACCAAACTCGGTGAACACTGCGGCGGATTCACTCCTTTTGCATTCGACATCACGCAAGCGCTGAAAAAAGGAGACAATGAAGTAGTGGTGCGCGTATGGGACCCGACAGACAAAGGCAAACAGGCACGCGGCAAGCAGGTAAGCAACCCCGGACATATCTGGTATACACCGGTGAGCGGCATCTGGCAGACCGTATGGCTGGAACCTGTCCCCGAACGTGCCATAGAAAACATCCGGACGACTCCCGACATAGATGGTGGCAAACTGACGGTGGAAACAACAGTGAACAACCCCAAAGCCAACGACCGGATAGAAGTGAAAGTGCTTGACGGCAACAAAGTCATCGCCTCCGGCAGTGCATTGAACCATACTTCCGTAGAAATACCGATGCCGGCAGATTGCAAATTATGGTCTCCGGACTCCCCTTCGCTTTATGACTTGGAAATCTCATTTTATGCCAACGGCAAATTGCAGGACAAAGTGAAAAGCTATACCGCCATGCGGAAATTCTCCACGCGAAGAGACGAAAAAGGGTACATGCGCCTGCAACTGAACAACAAAGACATCTTCCATTTCGGTCCGCTCGACCAGGGCTGGTGGCCCGACGGTCTGTATACCGCACCAACGGACGAAGCCTTGTGCTACGACATCGAAAAGACCAAAGAACTCGGATTCAACATGATACGCAAGCACCTGAAAGTGGAACCGGCACGTTGGTATGCACATTGCGACCGTCTGGGAATGATGGTATGGCAGGATATGCCCAACGGCGACAAGAATCAGGACTGGCAATATAAGCAGTTTTACTATGGTCCGGAGATGGTACGTACTTCGGAATCGGAAGCTATCTACCGGAAAGAGTGGAAAGAGGTGATGGACTGTCTCTATTCTTATCCGTGCATTGGCGTATGGACACCGTTCAACGAAGCGATGGGACAATTCAAATCCGTAGAAATAGCTGATTGGACCCAAAAATATGACCCGACGCGCCCGGTAAATCCCGCCAGTGGAGGCAATTATTTCCCTTGCGGGGATATTCTCGACCTGCACAGTTATCCGGAACCCGTCATGTTCCTCTTCGATGCCGACCGGGTAAATGTAATCGGTGAGTTCGGCGGAATCGGCATGGCGCTGAAAGGACATCTGTGGAACGAAGACCGCAACTGGGGATACGGTGACCTGAAAGACAAAGAAGAAGCAACGGAAGAGTACCTGAAGTATGCCAACCGCCTCAAGGAACTGTCGGCATTGGGACTATGCGGTGCCGTATATACCCAAACAACCGATGTAGAATCGGAAATCAACGGACTGATGACCTACGACCGCAAAGTCGTGAAAATGAATGCGGATGCATTACAGAAAGTCAACAGTGAAGTTTGCCGTTGCCTGGATAATCCGCTTCCTGCAAAAAATTCCCGTTAG
- a CDS encoding alpha-galactosidase — protein sequence MTIINKRNLFFLISVWLLSTLLPAQNVTISTPRTQLLLSAPNGGTPEQLYYGSRTSDADIRSICETARGRNAYPVYGMGYPCETALSVRHADGNLTLQMAVIGVKETRLTEENATLTVIELKDKVYPFFVNICYKAWQDADVIETWTEIRHEEKKPVQLQQFASAYLPVRRGNVWLAHLSGAWANEGQLCQEALQPGMKVIKNTDGVRNSQSAHAEVMFSLDGKPQENAGRVIGAALCYSGNYKLRIDTQEDDWHHFLAGINEENSWYNLKKEEVFRTPALALTYSDEGMSGCSRKFHQWARLHKLANGNTPRKILLNSWEGVYFDINEQGMDQMMGDIAAMGGELFVMDDGWFGDKYPRKNDSYALGDWTVDKTKLPGGLQSLLDNAQKHGIRFGIWLEPEMANTKSELYEKHPEWIIKAPEREVVCARGGTQVVLDLSNPQVQDFIVQTVDELMNSYPDIDYIKWDANMSIITQGSQYLTKDNQSHLNIEYHRGFENVCRRIRASYPQLTIQACASGGGRVNYGVLPYFDEFWTSDNTDALQRIYIQWGTSYFFPAIGMGAHISASPNHQTSRSVPLKFRIDVAMSGRLGMEIHPKDMTEAEKALCRNAIAEYKTIRPVVQFGDIYRLLSPYDKQGAASLMYVSPEKDKAVFYWWKTEHFCNRHLPRVKMAGLAPDKYYKVHELNRIDTEPLKFEGKSFSGAYLNDNGLEIPSTHRVEPSKQNEYASRVLYLEEVTSSSSDNRITQCPPLRVLCLGNSITRHEYKADIEWFSKWGMAASKEENDYCHQLEKMLSQNRPGTVVTPLNIAYWERNLNCSIDSLIGAHTTDKDVIVIRLGENVQDKEAFKSGILRLVEYCKRKADKVVITGCFWKDDEKERAIINAAHMHGLTYIPIDWIDRLYDSRPKVGDTLYDIHGKPYTVTKDFIIAHPNDEGMKKIAEMIYQALI from the coding sequence ATGACAATTATAAATAAAAGAAATCTGTTTTTCCTAATTTCCGTCTGGCTGTTGTCTACACTTCTGCCGGCGCAGAATGTCACCATATCCACTCCCCGTACACAGTTGCTCCTCTCGGCACCAAACGGCGGTACACCAGAACAACTGTATTACGGCTCACGCACCTCCGATGCGGATATCCGAAGCATTTGCGAAACAGCACGCGGGAGAAATGCTTATCCCGTTTACGGAATGGGGTATCCATGCGAAACGGCATTGTCCGTCCGCCATGCCGACGGTAACCTGACACTTCAAATGGCAGTCATAGGCGTAAAAGAAACACGCCTTACAGAAGAAAATGCCACTTTGACGGTGATAGAACTGAAAGACAAAGTGTATCCTTTCTTCGTCAACATCTGCTACAAAGCATGGCAGGATGCGGATGTCATCGAGACATGGACTGAAATCCGTCACGAAGAGAAGAAGCCCGTCCAACTTCAGCAGTTCGCTTCCGCCTACTTGCCTGTCCGCCGTGGCAATGTCTGGCTGGCACATCTTTCCGGTGCCTGGGCAAACGAAGGACAACTCTGCCAGGAAGCATTGCAACCGGGTATGAAAGTTATCAAAAACACGGACGGGGTACGCAACTCCCAATCGGCACATGCAGAAGTGATGTTCTCGCTCGATGGCAAACCGCAGGAGAACGCAGGACGCGTCATCGGTGCAGCACTTTGCTACAGCGGCAACTACAAACTGCGCATTGACACGCAAGAAGACGACTGGCATCATTTCCTTGCCGGCATCAACGAAGAAAACTCCTGGTACAACCTGAAAAAAGAAGAAGTATTCCGCACCCCCGCATTAGCACTGACCTACAGCGACGAAGGAATGAGCGGATGCAGCAGGAAATTCCATCAATGGGCACGTTTGCATAAACTTGCCAACGGGAACACTCCCCGCAAAATTCTGCTGAACAGTTGGGAAGGCGTCTATTTCGACATCAACGAACAGGGCATGGACCAGATGATGGGTGACATCGCTGCCATGGGAGGCGAACTGTTTGTAATGGACGACGGTTGGTTTGGCGACAAATATCCGCGCAAAAACGACTCTTATGCTTTGGGCGACTGGACCGTAGACAAGACCAAACTCCCTGGCGGACTGCAATCATTACTTGACAACGCCCAGAAACACGGCATACGGTTCGGCATCTGGCTGGAACCGGAAATGGCTAATACCAAAAGCGAACTGTACGAAAAGCACCCCGAATGGATTATCAAGGCACCCGAACGGGAAGTGGTATGCGCCCGCGGCGGCACACAAGTCGTGCTCGACCTCTCCAACCCGCAAGTGCAGGATTTTATCGTACAGACAGTGGACGAATTGATGAATTCCTATCCCGACATTGATTATATCAAGTGGGACGCCAATATGTCCATCATCACCCAAGGTTCGCAATACCTGACCAAAGACAATCAAAGCCACCTGAACATCGAATACCACCGGGGCTTTGAGAACGTGTGCCGACGCATTCGCGCCAGCTATCCGCAACTGACGATACAGGCATGCGCCAGCGGCGGCGGACGTGTCAACTACGGCGTACTACCCTACTTCGACGAATTTTGGACAAGCGACAATACGGATGCACTTCAGCGTATCTACATCCAATGGGGCACTTCCTATTTCTTCCCCGCCATCGGCATGGGGGCGCATATCAGCGCAAGCCCTAACCATCAGACATCGCGTTCCGTTCCATTGAAGTTCCGTATTGATGTAGCGATGAGCGGGCGCTTAGGTATGGAAATACATCCCAAGGATATGACGGAAGCGGAAAAGGCATTGTGCAGAAACGCCATTGCCGAATACAAAACGATACGTCCCGTCGTACAGTTCGGAGATATTTACCGTTTACTTTCTCCGTATGACAAACAGGGCGCAGCTTCGCTGATGTATGTATCGCCGGAAAAGGACAAAGCTGTATTCTACTGGTGGAAAACGGAACATTTCTGCAACCGGCACTTGCCACGGGTGAAGATGGCAGGACTTGCTCCGGACAAATATTATAAGGTGCATGAGTTGAACCGCATCGACACCGAACCTTTAAAATTCGAAGGTAAAAGTTTCAGCGGTGCATATCTGAATGACAACGGACTGGAAATTCCCTCTACCCACAGAGTGGAACCTTCGAAACAAAACGAATATGCCAGCCGCGTGCTTTATCTGGAAGAAGTAACTTCCTCGTCTTCCGACAACCGGATAACACAATGCCCTCCATTACGTGTTCTTTGCTTAGGCAACTCTATCACCCGCCACGAATATAAAGCGGACATCGAATGGTTCTCCAAATGGGGCATGGCAGCATCCAAAGAAGAAAACGACTATTGCCATCAATTGGAGAAGATGCTCTCGCAAAACCGTCCCGGCACAGTGGTTACCCCGCTGAACATCGCCTATTGGGAACGCAACTTGAATTGCAGTATCGACTCACTGATTGGTGCTCACACTACAGATAAGGATGTGATCGTTATCCGCCTGGGAGAAAACGTACAAGATAAGGAAGCATTCAAATCAGGTATCCTCCGATTGGTAGAATATTGCAAGCGGAAAGCAGACAAAGTAGTCATCACCGGTTGTTTCTGGAAGGATGATGAAAAAGAACGTGCCATCATCAACGCTGCGCATATGCATGGACTCACTTATATTCCGATTGACTGGATAGACCGCTTGTATGATTCACGTCCGAAAGTCGGAGACACTCTTTATGACATACACGGAAAGCCATATACTGTAACCAAAGATTTCATCATCGCACATCCCAATGATGAAGGCATGAAGAAAATTGCGGAAATGATATACCAAGCACTTATATGA